TTTTCTCGTGATGAATGAAAGCTCATTTTTGTCATTCTCGTCCATGGAGTCTTTTGCTCCTTCGTAAGTGTGAACCTTCGTGTATTCTTCTTCTGAGAGAGCACACATCAGATAATTACGAGCTTTACAATTTAACAAGTAACGCTACTTCTGCTTGTCTATCCATTTGCTTTTCGAGAATAGCTCTCCGTTTTCATCCAAAGGAATATAGTTGTCGTTCTCCACCATGTCCCACATGTTGATATGACATGATTCAAAGAATGCAATCATTCTTTGTTTCCAATAGTCGAACTTCTCGCCCTTGAAGAGGGGAGGACGGTTGACGGCGTATCCTTCATTTTTCATTCCTTAGGATCTTTTCCTCAAGTACTGCTAAGAACTAACCCCGCGAGGTTAGTTTTGATACCAATTGAAATACAAATTTCAAACTGACAATCATTGTTCCAAAACaacacagaaaaaaattatcaaactCTACTTGCTAATATAGGCTTCCATTTGTATTTCAACTCAAGTAAACACTTCAATCAAAATTTCACCTACAATAACACAAAGACAAGGGTAAAACcaaaaaaccaaaatcaaatttccaaaaacaaaaaatattcataatacaATAGTCAATCCTCTTGTTACAGCCTTCAACATTTGAATACATATCATAAACATTCAACAAAGATACAAAAACACAACTTTCATGGTCAAAGTATAAACAACGTAATGTCTTACTCCGCCAAACGCATTTTCAACAAAATGCATCAACTATTGAATTCATCGTGGTACCAATCGTTGTGTGCGAAAAGCCGAAACCTTGGGAGAAATAACGCCAACGATAATGCGATAGAAAAACCCAAAACTTCCACAACGGGGAACATGCCGCCAAAAAGGGGGAAATGTGTAGAGAGAAGAAAACCCACACGGACACACAATCTGCAGGGAGTGAAATCTGCACAAAGTGAAAGCAATGGACCAAAGAGAGTTAAAGCAAACTCAAATGGTGGAGAGAGAGTGACGTTCAATGCAATGGTGGACAGAGAGTGACAAATGGGTCAAGCCAAAAAGGAAGAAGAGGGAAATATGAAATGAAAGCTACAAGaggaaaaattgaaatttctttCCAAAAACGCCTTCCACGCCAAAAaccacattttttaaaatttttacaaacCAACCGATAACAATGCGCTACGTGTAGTTGTAAAAAAGTGGGCAAAGTTTTGTTTTCAAAgaaacattttcattttgatttccATGCAAATTTCTAGCTTTGATTGATAGTGACTTATCgataatacaatttaaataccAATTTAAGTCTTTACATAGTCCAAAACACCTTTTATATCCAAACTACCTATGCACATTGAatcattatttctttcattggacaattgtataaattttgaaatcacaAAGTCACAAGTATTACTATTTTAATGTACGCAttcctttttgttttaagtCGTTAATACTGTTTaagaaaattaacatattacaaattataaagtttatgaaaataatatttatttatattattttcttacagCTATGTTTACTCTTTTAATTGATTTCTAAAACatctttacatattttttagtttctcaacttacttttattttaataatgatatattattcATGATAcgaaaatgtataattttaaagCACATTACTTTTTATGACTCCATAcacatatttttcaatttaataaattcatagaAAATAGGattgatatatataataaaataaacttaacaaaaaaattaatttattacatacTCAATTAAACAACAATCATTAAACATTCAAAGCAAAAACTGGTGATATTTTTAGAAACAGTAAACTTATTCAAGCCTTTAATATATAACGTGGAGTAATGCTACCACACAAATTCATAAATAGCTAATATGATCAACGTTTTCTTAAACAAGCAAGTAAATGGTAACACTAGTGATCGTTAATTAGCATATTATCTTGAGATTTTTAATTAACATCCCTTCTTGGTTTGTAATTTACATCTACCTTAGTAACCTTCTAGGATTAAGATAAATCAAATAGCATTCTTATGAACATCTATACACATAGCAGTACTTAGTCCAGAACAGGATATTTGaacagagagaaaaaggaaaggagGAGACATACAATTATAcacataattacaatttttccATTGAATTTTATGTACATACCAAAGTTTACATCTACTCCAAATTACACCACCAAAATGTACTCTTTAAACCATGTACAGACCCAATTGCATCTACTAAAAATCACACCCCTAAAAGCACTATATACTCTTTTGGATTTGGCATCCTAAAAGGACTACTTGCTTTATATTGAACCTAGGTAGCACAACTAAGCTATGTAGATGTGTGTTAAGCTTTCTACTGTACAGTGTAAATTCCAAGCCCCTTCGCTGGGGAGAAACATATATGCAGAGAATATACAAAGGAGGACTCAAGAATAAGATCTGATCAGCTTAAAATTCTGAAAAGATCGAGCTTTGAAAAAATTTCCTAAGAGAAATCCAATTGTTGTGGGTTGAGGAGCCTTTGGTGAAATACTAGAACTATGCTTTACGTTCAGTACTTTGTCACCAATCTGTCTGCGAATTGAATCTATAATCTTGGGGTCAACTGGGTTACCAGTAACATCTGTAACGTAAAAAGTATCTCTTGCCATTCCTTCTTCTGTTGATATTTCTGCTCTTTTGATACACAAACTGTTCTCTCGAAATATTCTTGTGATATCTGAAAGAAGTCCTACACGATCTTTTGTGCACAACTCTAGCTCCATTCCCTGCAAACAAACACATATCTTAGCATCATCATTCCATTCACAAAAGGTTGTGAGACGTGCAGCTTCAAGCTATGGATTGTTATCACACCTCAGATGCTCGCCTTTCAATTGCTGCTTCAAGACACTGCACCAGTCGTTCACGTTCAGCCTCTAAACTAATGGGAAAGCCATCCACATGCCGAATATAAAACTCCTAGATGAAGGAGAAAATGCTCAGTCAGAAAAATTCAAGCAGAAAATGGGCTCAGACCATTCCATGCTGACCATATGAAAATCAACTATAGAATGCATGTAGTTCATCTGATCAAAACACTGTTATGAGTCTAACGTTAAGTAGAATAAGAAACTTAATTTAATGTGATATTTGAGCCATAGAACTTTCTCACATAATGAACTAATATTTTAGGTTAAGTTTTCATCTTCTGTTTAAGTCATAGCAGCTGAAATTTACTGGCCAAAACTTTTAGTATTTGAGTTTAGTTTAGCTACAATTACAAGTACAgcatacaaaacaaaaaaggttGAACCATATAGCAAACAGCATAAAGAGAAAAAAGCTGGCTAACCTGAAAAGATTCTGTCCGTAATGTCTTGACAACACCATGAAAAACTACATACTGCATGTCAGTTAAAGTGCAAACAATATCAAACAACAACTTTGGTCGATCTTTAGCTCTCATGGTAACCACAGTGTAATCCTTCTCAACACAATCTACAACGGTTACATGAGGGAGAGGGCGTTTGTCTCTATCTCTGAGTCCCCCTCGTCCTTCTCTTTCAATCCTCTCATAGTCCCTATCAGCAAACATAATCTGATGCAATCTTCTGTCCCTGTTTGTAACTCCAGGGGGTGAAAGTGTTGTCCTTGCTGTCTTTGGATCATTGCTTCCCCTAAGAACATTAGAAAGCAAATCCCTTATCGTAGAGAGGCGAGACGGATCCTTGATGGCGCAGCCGCTGGAATCATCTGTCACATGAACTACAGCTGCAGCTCTAGTATTGTGTGTCCATATCTCAGCAGTCGCCACATTACAGTGAAGGTCCGTGAGAACTGCACAGATTTCAGATAGTAACCCGGGTCGGTCTGTGCCGGTGAGTTCAATTACAGTATGCTCTTCAGTAGGTACAACTCCAACAGACTCTCTCAGTGAGGGTGCAAAGCTCGGATTGTTTTCAATTCtctaaaaaaagaacaaaaatcaGTGAGAAACCACAAAGTCACAAGACTTGTTGACCATTATCTATCATCACAGAACTATATATTATTACCATGAAGAGAATCACAGATGACTTGCAGAAAGAAGACACTCATATCTTAATGGACCTAACTAAAGCCTCACAACACCAGAATGGATATGGATAACTTAAGACACATGCACTGTTGTTTATTAAGATCAAATCTACACAGTTTCAAGACCCTCAAATTTCTGTAAGGATTTTATCTTGCTTTATATCATCCTATGTTCactatataattaattaaatcagtATGACAGTAATAACCCAAGTTTATTTGTCATCTTTCAGCAGAAGCACTTCTAAGAGTATGTCCACCAGATGGAACTAGCAGTTCATTTAACATTTGCTGGAGAACTACTGGAACCAACAGAGTTTTGatgactaaaataaataataagtgaaataaaaaatgaacaacATTTGAATTTGAGCTTGTTCTCCCTCCATCTAATTTGGTAAGCCAGTTCATAGCTAGCTAGAGCAATCGGCAAGCAGAAAATGAGGGCAAAAGTATACTGAAGTTCCTATTTTAAAAGAACCATATTCAAATTAACATTCTCGGCACCAACACAAGTGTCATGCTTACTTAACCTGAGGATTTCTAGCAAAAGAAGAATAAGAGAGAAGGGGGAGACCCTACTACAGagaatg
This sequence is a window from Vigna angularis cultivar LongXiaoDou No.4 chromosome 2, ASM1680809v1, whole genome shotgun sequence. Protein-coding genes within it:
- the LOC108329741 gene encoding ACT domain-containing protein ACR6 isoform X1, with the protein product MDDEYAKLIRRMNPPRVVIDNNACENATVIQVDSVNKHGILLDVVQVISDMNLVITKAYISSDGVWFMDVFNVIDRNGNKIRDKEVIDYIQRRIENNPSFAPSLRESVGVVPTEEHTVIELTGTDRPGLLSEICAVLTDLHCNVATAEIWTHNTRAAAVVHVTDDSSGCAIKDPSRLSTIRDLLSNVLRGSNDPKTARTTLSPPGVTNRDRRLHQIMFADRDYERIEREGRGGLRDRDKRPLPHVTVVDCVEKDYTVVTMRAKDRPKLLFDIVCTLTDMQYVVFHGVVKTLRTESFQEFYIRHVDGFPISLEAERERLVQCLEAAIERRASEGMELELCTKDRVGLLSDITRIFRENSLCIKRAEISTEEGMARDTFYVTDVTGNPVDPKIIDSIRRQIGDKVLNVKHSSSISPKAPQPTTIGFLLGNFFKARSFQNFKLIRSYS
- the LOC108329741 gene encoding ACT domain-containing protein ACR6 isoform X2, producing the protein MNLVITKAYISSDGVWFMDVFNVIDRNGNKIRDKEVIDYIQRRIENNPSFAPSLRESVGVVPTEEHTVIELTGTDRPGLLSEICAVLTDLHCNVATAEIWTHNTRAAAVVHVTDDSSGCAIKDPSRLSTIRDLLSNVLRGSNDPKTARTTLSPPGVTNRDRRLHQIMFADRDYERIEREGRGGLRDRDKRPLPHVTVVDCVEKDYTVVTMRAKDRPKLLFDIVCTLTDMQYVVFHGVVKTLRTESFQEFYIRHVDGFPISLEAERERLVQCLEAAIERRASEGMELELCTKDRVGLLSDITRIFRENSLCIKRAEISTEEGMARDTFYVTDVTGNPVDPKIIDSIRRQIGDKVLNVKHSSSISPKAPQPTTIGFLLGNFFKARSFQNFKLIRSYS